One window of the Leucobacter komagatae genome contains the following:
- a CDS encoding transcriptional regulator, whose amino-acid sequence MRNSRHALQRGESVRKRRLLLERAHERFVADHSLAEDAESRSTFASQSDLRSVVLDSWVRSKRRAIDPNATPGARPLSPDELEELQRLHPIARVLPVVNRLLLDEAMQAGFVVAIGDAAGRLLWVDGDRRLRSEAEEMGFAAGADWSENAVGTSAPGSALLLGDSIQVLGAEHYNRAVHQWSCTAVPVHEPESGAIIGVIDVTGNDVAASPHILPLVEATRAAVEAELKLVAMRAALERGHEVTGPRSIASTARGSRGLRRQPVKQATPRLMLLGRDPALLEHGGGFTSVSRRHAEMLVALAEAPGGLSAAALAEQVYGEPGAEQSLRPEVVRLRKWLAQHAVGLELLSRPYRLSGPLRLDAHETLEALERGAHRLALAAYEGPVLPSSEAPVIEQLRHEVDSTLREAMLQTAAAPLLFEYAQNWAVDDVQVWEALLQALPPLSPKRTRVVARLETLAADR is encoded by the coding sequence GTGCGCAATAGTCGACACGCACTGCAGCGCGGCGAATCGGTCCGCAAGCGTCGTCTGCTGCTTGAGCGCGCCCACGAGCGTTTCGTGGCTGACCACTCGCTCGCCGAAGATGCCGAGTCGCGCAGCACGTTTGCGAGCCAGAGCGACCTCCGCTCGGTCGTGCTCGACTCCTGGGTGCGGTCGAAGCGGCGCGCGATCGACCCGAATGCCACGCCGGGAGCTCGGCCGCTCTCGCCCGACGAGCTTGAGGAGCTGCAGCGCCTGCACCCCATCGCCAGGGTGCTCCCCGTCGTGAACCGGCTGCTGCTCGACGAGGCGATGCAGGCGGGGTTCGTCGTCGCGATCGGTGATGCCGCCGGCAGGCTGCTGTGGGTTGATGGAGACAGGCGGCTGCGCTCCGAGGCCGAGGAGATGGGCTTCGCGGCGGGCGCCGACTGGTCTGAGAACGCCGTGGGCACGTCGGCGCCGGGCTCGGCGCTGCTGCTCGGCGACTCCATCCAGGTGCTCGGCGCCGAGCACTACAACCGTGCGGTGCACCAGTGGAGCTGCACCGCCGTTCCTGTGCACGAGCCCGAGAGCGGCGCGATCATCGGTGTGATCGACGTGACCGGCAACGACGTGGCGGCCTCGCCCCACATCCTGCCGCTGGTCGAGGCCACACGGGCCGCGGTCGAGGCTGAGCTGAAGCTCGTCGCGATGCGTGCCGCCCTCGAACGCGGCCACGAGGTCACCGGCCCGCGCAGCATCGCGAGCACCGCGCGCGGGTCGCGCGGGTTGCGCAGGCAGCCGGTGAAGCAGGCGACGCCGCGGCTCATGCTGCTCGGGCGAGACCCGGCGCTGCTCGAACACGGGGGCGGTTTCACGAGCGTGAGCAGGCGGCACGCCGAGATGCTCGTCGCCCTCGCGGAGGCGCCAGGCGGCCTGTCGGCAGCGGCGCTCGCGGAACAGGTCTACGGCGAACCGGGGGCCGAGCAGAGCCTCAGGCCCGAGGTCGTGCGGTTACGGAAGTGGCTCGCGCAGCACGCCGTCGGGCTCGAGTTGCTCTCGCGGCCGTACCGGCTGAGCGGCCCGCTCCGGCTCGACGCGCACGAGACGCTCGAAGCGCTCGAGCGGGGCGCGCACAGGCTCGCGCTCGCCGCCTACGAGGGCCCGGTGCTCCCGTCGTCTGAGGCGCCCGTCATCGAGCAGTTGCGCCACGAGGTTGACTCGACCCTGCGTGAGGCGATGCTGCAGACCGCCGCCGCCCCGCTGCTCTTCGAGTACGCCCAGAACTGGGCTGTCGACGACGTGCAGGTGTGGGAGGCGCTGCTGCAGGCGCTGCCGCCGCTCTCGCCGAAGCGCACCCGCGTCGTCGCGCGGCTTGAGACGCTCGCCGCCGACCGCTAA
- the adh gene encoding aldehyde dehydrogenase — protein sequence MTVYAFPGQTDSLVTFKGRYEHYIGGEWVPPVKGQYFENITPVTGQAFCEIARGTAEDIEVALDAAHKAAPAWGKTSPAERAVILNKIADRMEANLEMIAVAETWDNGKAVRETLNADIPLAIDHFRYFAGAIRAQEGGLSQIDDDTVAYHFHEPLGVVGQIIPWNFPILMAVWKLAPALAAGNAIVLKPAEQTPASILVLFELIGDLLPPGVVNIVNGFGAEAGKPLASNKRIRKIAFTGETTTGRLIMQYASENIIPVTLELGGKSPNIFFDDVAAKDDAYFDKAKEGFTMFALNQGEVCTCPSRALIQESFADDFLDAVVARTELIKRGNPLDTDTMMGAQASNDQFEKIKSYLDIGRQEGAKVLTGGGVDDLGGDLAGGFYIQPTIFRGDNSMRIFQEEIFGPVVSATTFTDFDDAIRIANDTLYGLGAGVWSRDGNTAYRAGRAIEAGRVWVNNYHAYPAHAAFGGYKSSGIGRENHLMMLDHYQQTKNLLVSYSQNAQGFF from the coding sequence ATGACTGTCTACGCATTTCCAGGACAGACCGATTCGCTCGTGACCTTCAAGGGCCGCTACGAGCACTACATCGGTGGCGAGTGGGTACCGCCGGTGAAGGGCCAATACTTCGAGAACATCACGCCGGTCACCGGCCAGGCGTTCTGCGAGATCGCGCGCGGCACCGCGGAAGACATCGAGGTCGCGCTCGACGCGGCCCACAAGGCCGCCCCCGCGTGGGGAAAGACGAGCCCGGCTGAGCGCGCCGTGATCCTCAACAAGATCGCCGACCGCATGGAGGCGAACCTTGAGATGATCGCTGTCGCCGAGACGTGGGACAACGGCAAGGCCGTACGCGAGACACTGAACGCCGACATCCCGCTCGCGATCGACCACTTCCGCTACTTCGCGGGCGCAATCCGCGCGCAGGAGGGCGGTCTCTCGCAGATCGACGACGACACCGTCGCCTACCACTTCCACGAGCCGCTCGGCGTTGTCGGCCAGATCATCCCGTGGAACTTCCCGATTCTCATGGCGGTGTGGAAGCTCGCGCCGGCGCTCGCCGCAGGCAACGCGATCGTGCTGAAGCCCGCAGAGCAGACCCCGGCCTCGATTCTCGTGCTGTTCGAGCTCATCGGCGACCTGCTGCCGCCAGGCGTCGTGAACATCGTGAACGGCTTCGGCGCCGAGGCGGGCAAACCGCTCGCGTCGAACAAGCGGATCCGCAAGATCGCGTTCACCGGTGAGACGACGACGGGCCGCCTCATCATGCAGTACGCCTCCGAGAACATCATCCCGGTGACGCTCGAGCTCGGCGGCAAGAGCCCGAACATCTTCTTCGACGACGTGGCCGCGAAAGACGACGCGTACTTCGACAAGGCGAAAGAGGGGTTCACGATGTTCGCCTTGAACCAGGGCGAGGTGTGCACCTGCCCGTCGCGCGCGCTCATCCAGGAGTCGTTCGCCGACGATTTCTTGGACGCCGTTGTCGCCCGCACCGAACTCATCAAGCGCGGCAACCCGCTCGACACCGACACCATGATGGGTGCGCAGGCCTCGAACGACCAGTTCGAGAAGATCAAGTCGTACCTCGACATCGGCCGTCAGGAGGGCGCGAAGGTGCTCACGGGTGGCGGCGTCGATGACCTCGGCGGTGACCTCGCCGGCGGTTTCTACATCCAGCCGACGATCTTCCGCGGCGACAACTCGATGCGCATCTTCCAAGAGGAGATCTTCGGGCCCGTTGTCTCGGCGACGACCTTCACCGACTTCGACGACGCGATTCGCATCGCGAACGACACGCTCTACGGCCTCGGCGCCGGCGTCTGGAGCCGCGATGGCAACACCGCGTACCGCGCGGGCCGGGCGATCGAGGCGGGTCGTGTCTGGGTGAACAACTACCACGCGTACCCGGCGCACGCGGCGTTCGGCGGCTACAAGTCGAGCGGCATCGGGCGCGAGAACCACCTCATGATGCTCGATCACTACCAGCAGACGAAGAACCTGCTCGTGAGCTACAGCCAGAACGCCCAGGGCTTCTTCTAA
- the adhP gene encoding alcohol dehydrogenase AdhP: MRAASVPAFGKPLDVGDQSVPTPGPGQALVRVLTTGVCHTDLHAVEGDWPVKPSPPFIPGHEGVGLVEAVGEGVTNVAVGDLVGNAWLWSACGHCEFCRTGWETLCEQQQNGGYSVDGSFAEYMLVDATYAAIVPAGSDPVEVAPVLCAGVTVYKGLKVTGVLPGQWVVISGIGGLGHIAVQYAVAMGMRVAAVDIADDKLALAKKHGAEVTVNALEEDPVEAIQRETGGAHGVLVTAVHPSAFGQAIGMTRRGGTIVFNGLPPGDFPAPIFDIVLKGLTIRGSIVGTRQDMIEALDFYARGLIHPTVSERPLDDVNAVLDEMRAGKIDGRVVLRLANA, from the coding sequence ATGCGCGCGGCCTCCGTCCCCGCATTCGGAAAGCCCCTCGACGTCGGCGACCAGAGCGTGCCGACGCCCGGCCCCGGCCAGGCGCTCGTCAGAGTACTCACCACGGGTGTCTGCCACACCGACCTGCACGCGGTCGAGGGCGACTGGCCCGTGAAGCCGAGCCCGCCGTTCATCCCCGGGCACGAGGGTGTCGGGCTCGTCGAGGCCGTCGGCGAGGGCGTCACGAACGTCGCTGTTGGCGACCTCGTCGGCAACGCCTGGCTGTGGTCGGCGTGCGGCCACTGCGAGTTCTGTCGTACGGGTTGGGAGACGCTGTGCGAGCAGCAGCAGAACGGCGGCTACTCGGTCGACGGGTCGTTCGCCGAGTACATGCTCGTCGACGCGACCTACGCGGCGATCGTGCCGGCCGGCTCTGACCCCGTCGAGGTCGCGCCCGTGCTCTGCGCCGGCGTCACCGTCTACAAGGGCCTCAAGGTGACGGGCGTCCTGCCGGGCCAGTGGGTCGTCATCTCTGGCATCGGCGGCCTCGGTCACATCGCGGTGCAGTACGCCGTCGCGATGGGAATGCGCGTCGCCGCCGTCGATATTGCTGACGACAAGCTCGCCCTCGCGAAAAAGCACGGCGCCGAGGTCACCGTGAACGCGCTCGAAGAGGATCCGGTGGAGGCCATCCAGCGCGAGACCGGTGGCGCGCACGGTGTGCTTGTGACCGCGGTGCACCCGTCGGCGTTCGGCCAGGCGATCGGAATGACGCGCCGCGGCGGCACGATCGTCTTCAACGGGCTGCCCCCGGGGGACTTCCCGGCGCCGATCTTCGATATCGTGCTCAAGGGCCTGACGATCAGGGGGTCGATCGTTGGCACCCGGCAAGACATGATCGAGGCGCTCGACTTCTACGCACGCGGGCTCATCCACCCCACCGTCTCGGAGCGCCCGCTCGACGACGTGAACGCGGTGCTCGACGAGATGCGCGCCGGCAAGATTGACGGCCGCGTCGTGCTCAGGCTCGCGAACGCCTGA
- a CDS encoding DUF779 domain-containing protein: protein MNPNSDREEVVVARPEVAGERESRLAFTPAAIELIERLWEMHGPLMFHQSGGCCDGSAPMCYPEGEFKIGGQDVKLGTLELPARAGAGEPREIGFWMSREQFAVWAHTHLTVDAVAGRGSGFSLEAPEGQRFLIRSRLL, encoded by the coding sequence ATGAACCCCAACAGCGATCGCGAGGAAGTTGTCGTGGCGCGACCCGAGGTCGCAGGCGAACGCGAAAGCCGGCTTGCCTTCACCCCCGCCGCGATCGAACTCATCGAGCGGCTGTGGGAGATGCACGGCCCGCTCATGTTCCACCAGTCGGGCGGCTGCTGCGACGGCAGCGCGCCCATGTGTTATCCCGAGGGCGAGTTCAAGATCGGCGGCCAAGACGTGAAGCTTGGCACACTCGAACTGCCCGCCCGCGCTGGGGCGGGTGAGCCGCGAGAGATCGGTTTCTGGATGTCGCGCGAGCAGTTCGCGGTCTGGGCTCACACGCACCTCACGGTCGATGCGGTCGCGGGGCGCGGGTCGGGCTTCTCGCTCGAGGCGCCTGAGGGCCAGCGCTTCCTCATTCGCTCGCGCCTGCTCTAA
- a CDS encoding flotillin family protein, producing MFFITPAIVGVFGAVVALVLIALVIIKRYRIAKPDEAIIVTGGKGKEVKAADGTTIRDMSGQKVVTGGGVFVLPFVQKSFTISLRSRRLSITTEAQTTDGITMQAQAVAVVKVGGTQEMIRAAAQRFLSNSDEIDESTQEVLSGSLRSIIGGLTVLQIIRDRAVVAQSVLEAAEEALTKQGLVVDTLQIQEIRDGADYIANIGRPEAAKVRQAADIAETNAYQASEEAKIAAEKVLLDRNRELKLRQAEIQAETDKANAQAQAADPLEQAIQQQAIVEQQQITAQREVALRTEKLNADVRAVAEAEAYKVEALAKAEAAAAVSAADGRAQAVEREGLAARAARIAASEAVAAEGRAEAEAIQAKGTAEAIAVEARARALETQSQAVLAQELIHRLPEIAGEYAQAIAGIDSMTVVSADGTSRVAGDAMGNLKGLLEMARETVGVDLVGMLNGVVAGSAAGAAAGRAAASTQGDAAVELANPAETDERPAAPAEAPEADTVPGASDDAATGAGAAS from the coding sequence ATGTTCTTCATCACCCCAGCCATCGTCGGCGTGTTCGGAGCGGTCGTCGCGCTCGTGCTCATCGCCCTCGTCATCATCAAGCGGTACCGCATTGCGAAGCCTGACGAAGCGATCATCGTCACGGGTGGCAAGGGCAAGGAAGTGAAGGCGGCGGACGGCACGACCATCCGCGACATGTCAGGCCAGAAGGTCGTGACGGGCGGCGGCGTCTTTGTACTGCCGTTCGTGCAGAAGTCGTTCACCATTTCGCTACGCTCGCGCCGCCTCTCGATCACGACCGAGGCGCAGACAACCGACGGCATCACGATGCAGGCTCAGGCCGTCGCCGTCGTGAAGGTCGGTGGCACGCAGGAGATGATCCGCGCCGCGGCACAGCGATTCCTCTCAAACTCCGACGAGATCGATGAGTCGACGCAGGAGGTGCTCTCGGGCTCGCTCCGTTCGATCATCGGCGGCCTCACCGTGCTGCAGATCATCCGCGACCGCGCTGTCGTCGCGCAGAGCGTGCTTGAGGCGGCGGAGGAGGCGCTCACGAAGCAGGGCCTCGTCGTCGACACGCTGCAGATCCAGGAGATCCGGGACGGCGCAGACTACATCGCGAACATCGGCCGGCCCGAGGCCGCGAAGGTGCGCCAGGCCGCTGACATCGCCGAGACCAACGCCTACCAGGCCTCGGAGGAGGCGAAGATCGCGGCCGAGAAGGTGCTGCTTGACCGCAATCGCGAGCTGAAGCTCCGCCAGGCCGAGATCCAGGCCGAGACCGACAAGGCGAACGCGCAGGCGCAGGCCGCTGACCCGCTCGAGCAGGCGATTCAGCAGCAGGCCATCGTCGAGCAGCAGCAGATCACCGCGCAGCGCGAGGTCGCGCTGCGTACCGAGAAGCTCAACGCCGACGTTCGCGCCGTCGCCGAGGCTGAGGCGTACAAGGTCGAGGCGCTCGCGAAGGCGGAGGCCGCGGCTGCCGTTTCGGCGGCGGACGGTCGCGCGCAGGCGGTCGAGCGCGAGGGCCTCGCGGCCCGCGCTGCGCGTATCGCCGCGTCTGAGGCCGTCGCGGCCGAGGGTCGCGCGGAGGCCGAGGCGATCCAGGCGAAGGGAACGGCAGAGGCGATCGCGGTCGAGGCTCGCGCACGCGCGCTCGAGACGCAGTCGCAGGCGGTGCTTGCGCAGGAGCTCATCCACAGGCTCCCGGAGATCGCGGGCGAGTACGCGCAGGCGATCGCGGGCATCGACAGCATGACCGTCGTCTCGGCGGATGGCACCTCGCGGGTCGCGGGCGACGCGATGGGCAACCTCAAGGGGCTGCTCGAGATGGCGCGCGAGACCGTCGGCGTCGACCTCGTCGGAATGCTCAACGGGGTCGTGGCCGGTAGCGCCGCCGGCGCTGCGGCCGGCCGCGCTGCCGCCTCGACGCAGGGCGACGCGGCTGTTGAGCTCGCGAACCCCGCCGAGACCGACGAGCGCCCCGCGGCTCCCGCGGAGGCTCCCGAGGCCGACACGGTTCCCGGCGCCAGTGACGACGCTGCGACGGGGGCCGGCGCAGCCTCGTAG
- a CDS encoding PH domain-containing protein, with protein MRRTRNTQETTVLPSQGASADLAGGTAAPVFGGAGQPRWAAPQAPGAAGVGVGMTGSAIPQQPEEIIVRVRRHGRHLFLPVLLLFLIAGFGGFFIGTLPEAWMNLAALAGAALLLALGVIGPLLGWLAHRAVVTTRRVILHHGFFVRHRTEVSLARVREVRSKQNPIQRMWGSGDIDLLVGAEATRISDAPGVKLLHVALQELAERSYDEQVRATGFGL; from the coding sequence ATGCGTCGCACTCGAAACACCCAGGAGACCACCGTGCTCCCCTCACAGGGTGCCAGTGCGGACCTCGCGGGCGGCACAGCAGCTCCCGTCTTCGGGGGTGCGGGGCAGCCGCGGTGGGCGGCGCCTCAGGCTCCCGGAGCCGCTGGCGTTGGCGTTGGCATGACCGGGTCTGCGATTCCGCAGCAGCCCGAGGAAATTATCGTGCGAGTACGCCGGCACGGGAGGCACCTGTTCCTGCCCGTGCTGCTACTGTTTCTCATCGCGGGGTTCGGTGGCTTCTTCATCGGCACGCTGCCCGAGGCGTGGATGAACCTTGCCGCCCTTGCCGGCGCGGCGCTCCTGCTCGCTCTCGGCGTTATCGGGCCGCTGCTCGGTTGGCTCGCCCACCGGGCGGTGGTGACGACGCGCCGCGTGATCCTGCACCACGGCTTTTTCGTGCGGCACCGCACTGAGGTGTCGCTCGCCCGCGTGCGCGAGGTGCGTTCGAAGCAGAATCCCATTCAGCGCATGTGGGGCTCCGGGGACATCGATCTGCTCGTTGGGGCGGAGGCAACGCGGATCTCTGACGCGCCCGGCGTGAAGCTCCTTCACGTCGCGCTGCAAGAACTCGCTGAGCGCAGCTACGACGAGCAGGTACGGGCGACGGGCTTCGGCCTGTAG
- a CDS encoding YqaJ viral recombinase family protein, translated as MRARARGITATDVAKLSTPRSIETAAREKMYGSSFTGNAYTEHGKAREPKIAAWVEREHGIQPSAALFHSATDLRHLATPDGLVERETGALELAEIKTTNKEWRVIPRNYLRQIWWQQYVLGAERTLMVWERHVDFVPVGEPECRWIERDESEIERLVNLAGELIDVLIARTT; from the coding sequence ATGCGCGCCAGAGCTCGCGGCATCACCGCCACCGACGTGGCGAAGCTCTCAACGCCGAGGTCTATCGAGACCGCGGCGCGAGAGAAAATGTATGGCAGCAGCTTCACCGGCAACGCCTACACCGAGCACGGGAAGGCACGAGAGCCGAAGATCGCGGCGTGGGTGGAGCGCGAGCACGGCATCCAGCCGAGCGCTGCGCTCTTCCACTCGGCAACGGACCTGCGCCACCTCGCGACCCCCGACGGCCTCGTGGAGCGCGAGACAGGTGCGCTCGAGCTCGCCGAAATCAAGACGACGAACAAGGAGTGGCGGGTCATCCCGCGCAACTACCTCAGGCAGATCTGGTGGCAGCAGTACGTGCTCGGCGCCGAACGCACTCTCATGGTCTGGGAACGCCACGTCGACTTCGTGCCCGTCGGTGAGCCTGAGTGCCGCTGGATCGAGCGCGACGAGTCAGAGATCGAGCGCCTCGTGAACCTCGCCGGCGAACTCATCGACGTGCTCATCGCGCGCACGACGTAG